CTTTGGAGTTGCTTTCAGGAACTGAAGTAACtatcaattattttaaatcatttctttaGATTTCTTTGAATATAACATGGTGCTAGTGATACATCTTAAAGTGGCAAAACTGCTTTAAATGAGTTTTTTATGTGTAGTTACTGGAAACAGGAATGTGTAGGTTAAAGGTATTTCTGTTATAGCCAGACCAGGCTTATGTGTGAACCTCAACTTTAGAAACATTCTATTAGATTGGTGCAAATGAAAGTGTGATttcagactgtgaattttaaatcattataactgggctcacacacatttttattaatcaaaataggaaccattaaaataaacatatttttgccaatgagaacagtttatttattcctgtagcataaaaatacaTGCTTCGAGATATGACAGATTCTTGAAAAGCATTTTCTacatcctgctggttgtggaagcattttccctgcaaaaagttgtcctGTTGGCTGTGCAATGTGTGGTCAGGCTTTGTTGTGGAGAAGAAtcgggccctttctgttgaccaagaCCAGCTGCACGCAttgtagttttcagtgcatctcatcgatttgctgagcatacttctcagacaCAATGattttgccaggattcagaaagctattGTGGATCAGACCGGCAACAGGCCaacaaacagtgaccatgacatTCTCTTGGTGCAAGTTTGGGGAGGtgttttggagcttcttcttggtccagccactgagctagTCATAGAAGGCTGtggtataaaatccactttccatcacatgtcacaatccaatcaagaaatggttcattgctGTTGCATGGAATAAGAGAAGatacttcaaaatgatgattttttaaaattattatttgcagtcagctcatgaggcacccagcTACCAAGTTTTCCACcattccaatttgcttcaaatgccaaacaacCTTAGAATGGTCAATGTTGAGTTCCTCAGCAACTTCTTGTGTAACTGTAAGAGAATCAGTTTCAATGATAGAGAGTTCTCAACTGAttgttgtcaacttccaatggctggccgctgtgctcctcatcttcaaggctcttgtctcctttgcaaaacttgttGAATCACCACTCCACTGAAAATGTGTTAGCAGCCCCTGGGTCAAGTGTATTGTTGATGTTGCCAGTTGTCACCACTGCTTATGACCCATTTCAAACTCAAATAAtttcttgaatttgctttttgtctaacatcatttccatagtctaaatataaatataaaataaatataaactataaatataaaataaacagcaagcaaTGTCATTACCAGAAAAACctaaagtgagaaatgtgcattaaattaatgtataacataaccacagttatttaagaatgtattccaatatcaaaaggcaaatttcaacaatgcaaaaactgcaattacttttggaCCAACCTAACAGTTTTGAGTTTGAAAAAGttaacctctcagagcctcagattctatatttataaaatgagaaggaaaacagTAGTTCTACTTAAACCCTTATAAAGTTGTTGCATATATTAAATTCACAGTACTGAACATacctggtggagaaggaaatggcaacccactccagtattcttgcctggtgggctgccgtctgtggggtcgcacagagtcggacacgactgaagcgacttagcagcagcagcagcagcagcagaacatacCTGGAAGATATTAAGCTTTCAGTAAACATTAGTGGACACaatttattttcatgtaattGCTAACATTCACATTAACTCTGTCCCCTCTATCCCCTCCATCAGTTAAAATCTACATATAACTCATTTGTGCCAAATGGATCTTAATAAAAGATACATAATTCCAACCAAACTCAAAACCTACTGTTTATCATCCATTTCATTGTGCCCTCCACTTAATCATGAATACATTATTGGTATATGGCAAGGAAAAGCTGAGTGGGAATGCATGTACAGTTTCTTTGGAAATACACCATATGCCCAatatgttcagtttagttcagtcagtcagtcgtgtccgactctttgtaaccccatgaacggcagcacgctaagcctccctgtccatcaccaactcccagagtttacccaaactcatgtccattgagctggtgatgccatccagccatctcattctctgtcgtccccttctcttcctgccctcaatctttcccagcatcagggtcttttcaaatgagtcagctcttcgcatcaggtggccaaagtactggagttttagcttcaacatcagtccttccaatgaacacccaggactgatgtcctttaggatggactggttggatctccaatatgtaaataaatttaaaatgtgcttCTCATCAGAGACTTTCCTGTTTATAAATTCTACTTTTTTTCCCTGTAACACATTAAATGGAGATCGTTTAGGATAAGGAAAAAAGATTTTGCCATCCACTGTCTGCCCCAGTTCCAGTTGTAATGACTCACATTTTTTGCTTAAGAAAGTTAGAGCCACAAAAGGACCATTTAATGTGACCACTTAATACTATAACTgttattgtaatttttaaaattgattactGTTTAAAAGTATGTCAAAGAACATTGTTAATGTAGTTATGAACTTTCTATACTATGTAAAAAGATTCTATTTATACTTCATTTTTATGGTTAAGATAGCAAATAGTGGTTACATTTTAACTTTGTGTTATTTGTGGTTACAATCAAGTAACAATAAGATGTACACTAAAATCTCTGGGACAGTACACCCAAATTTTTATGGCATTTGGATTTGCACACTGTGAGAACAGTGACGATAATACTTTTGATTCTTATTCTCttccttgttcttttctttcattcagaTTTTCTGTAACTTTCAAGTTTTCTGTAATTAACATGTATAACTTtataaccttttttaaaaaaaataatctctgGTTATGTTTAACATCTAGATGAGATGAGAGTCAAAATCAGGTCTactatttaaatacataaaagaagTTTCATCTCTTTCacaagtaatatttttatttcctgtattaTTATGGCCAGAAAAGATTTTACCAAATCCTACTAAAATTTCTTATACATCTTATAAAAACTTTTCATATTCATTATTTTCTATGAATTTACATTCAATGCTTtttaataggggcttcccagaggtgctagtggtatagaatctgcctgccaatgcaggagacttaagagatgaggATTCGATTCCcgagtcgggaaaatcccctggaggcgggcatggcaacccactgcagtatttctgcccagagaatcccactgGCGGGCTAAAGaccactgctgttgctgctgctgctgctaagtcgcttcagtcgtgtccgactctgtgcgaccccacagacggcagcccaccaggctccgccttccctgcgattctccaggcaagaacactggagtgggttgccctttccttctccaacgcatgaaagtgaaagtgaaatcgctcagtcgtgtccgactctttgcgaccccctggactgcagcctaccagactcctccctccatgggattttccgggcaagagtgctggaatggggtgccattgccttctccgtccttcTCCACTAGAGGTCACTAGAGGGAGCCAATATTTCATGAATACAAAAGTTTGGCACTGATTTTAGTGACCTCcttttccactgctgctgctgctgctaagtcgcttcagtcgtgtccgactcggtgcgaccccatagacggcagcccaccaggctcccccatccctgggattctctaggcaagaacactggagtgggttgccatttccttctccactaaagGTCACTAAAATCAGTGCCAAACTTTCGTATTCATGAAATATTGGCTCCCTCTAGTGGCCAAAttaatggtggctcagaggttaaagtgtctgcctgcaatgcaggagacctgggtttgatccctgggtcaggaagattccctggagaaggaaatggcaacccactccagtactcttgcctggaaaatcccgtggacagagaaacctggtagactacagtccatggggtcgcaaagagtgggacacgactgagcggcttcactttcactttcaacgtGGGCGGGGGATGGGTATATAGATACTGATAAGCTCACTATGCTATAGATCTATCTAGTTGATCTATTGATCTATTCATATCTATCTACATATATCTATACATCTAAAGTGCTTCTCATTGAGGAATGTGGATTACTTCTAAGGAGAATCAGAAAATGCTTAAGCCCTATATCTAGtcaattttaattgaaaaatttacatacaataaaatgttCCCGCTTTAAGTGTGTAATttaatgagttttgacaaatgaataGACTGTGTACCATACCACAATCAAAATATAGAACATTGTTGTCACCTTCAAAAGTTCTTTTGTAACCTTTTGGAGTTAGCCACAGACAAGCAGTAAAAAATAGAAACTGTGGAACAGACATTATTGCCTTGTGTTAAACTTTATGCATCTCTCACCCTGAAATACTTATTATCTGTGGGTTTTCATAGACATTCTTTATAAGCTTGATGAATATCccttatttacaatttttttgcgagttttaaattttgttttcatggatgaatgttgaattctgtcaaatatttttttctacatctattgagctcattactgttttgttttgttttgtttttcaatttgttgcTATAGTAAATTGAATTGATTGGTTCTGAGTGTTGAACCAGATTTACATTCCCAGGATAAACCTCACTTGGTCATGATAGATTGCCTTTTTGTATATTGTTTTATTAAATTTGCTAGtgtatttgaaattttctgttgCTGTGTTGTTgagggatattggtctgtagtgtCTTGTAATGATTTGATACCAGGGTACCTAGTGCCCTTataaatgagttaggaagtttccttcctcttctgttttctgagaGATTTGCGAATATTGTTACTATtggtttcttaaatatttgaGAGAAATCATCAGTAAAGTCCACTGAAGACTAAAGATTCTTTGTCAGAAGATAATTAgtaacttgcttttttcatggaattattcaatttttaaatttcttttggggTCAATTTCTGatgatttgtgtttttaaagaaatttgccTATTTTATTTAGGTGGCCAAATACATATGTAATTGAGCCCTATCTACAATCTAATAAATTAGTCCTCTACAGTTTCATGAACACTTACAGAAGACATGAGACTCCTGAAGAGAGACAAGAAATTTGTTACAGCAAAAGTAGTTATCAAAAATGACCTAtccaaaaaaggaaatgaagaaaatagttccatttacaatagcaccaaaaagtataaaacacttaaaaataaaccCAACCAAGAAGGACTTTACACTGAAAATTGCAAAATGTTGCTGAAGGAAATCAGAGGAGACATAAGTAGATGGAAAGATACcatgtgttcatggattggaagacttatTATTGCCAAAATACCAACATTACTCATAGCAATCTGCAGATTTAATGCAATATCTATCAAAGTCTCAATGCCATTTTTAGAGGAAGCAGAAAAAcctattctaaaattcatatggaatcttAAGGGGCCTTGAGTAGTGAAAACAatcttggaaaggaagaaaaaagttggAGGTCTCATACTCTCTGACTAAAACccttattacaaagctacagttatcaaagGATGTGATGGTGGCATAAAGCAGACACGTAGAAcaatggaagagaagagagagctcGGAAATAAACCTTGCAATAGATGAGCAAATGGTATCAACCAAAAAAGTAGTTGCTGGAGCATTAGCATCATTGTTCCATTTTCCTGAGCCCCACATACTACAGGATGACATGGAAGACCAGATGAAGCCTGAATGTGCAGTCAGTCGGCTGTTGCACCACAGATGAACTCTGAGCTTAAGGATCTCATCCCTTTAAGGCAAGCAGTAAGCAAGCATTCTCTTTGTATACAGGGAGTCATTACCTCATCGCTCAGAATTACCAGCTGCATGAGGACTCATGAGAGATGGGGaactgcctggtggtccagtggctaacactccatgctcccaatacagggggcctgagTCTGCtagcatgctgcaactagagctggtgcagataaataaataaatattttaaataaataaatactgctgctactgctgttgctgctaagtcacttcagtcatgtccaaatctgtgcgactccatagacggcagcccaccaggctcccccgtccctgcgattctccaggcaagaacactggagggggttgccatttccttctccaatgtgtgaaagtgaagtcgctcagtcgtgtctgactcttagcgaccccatggactgcagcctaccaggctcctctgtccatgggattttccaggcaagaatactggagtgggtcaccagtgccttctctgaaataaatactagtttctttaaatataagaaaatattttaaaaaaaaaagactcctgaGAAATGACCCAGGTAAAAAGTGGTCAGGGTCTAGTCTTGACACTCAGCAAAACATGTAGGAATGAGAATAGGAATGCATTGCTCCCTATAATGCTCTTTTCCTTTAATTAGTCTTACAAGTTTATCACTTGTATTGattaattctcaaaattcacttttgataaaattaatttcatgagctgtttttgttttctatttaatttagCTCTTATCTTTAGCTCTGTTGTTCTTATCTTTCTAATTAGTAGAAGCTTAGACCattgattttattaaatttttaatttttattttatattggagtacagttggcttaaaatattgttagttttagatgtacagcaaagtaattaagttttatatatatcCATTCCCATATATATCACTATAGACTATTGATTAGAgtcccctgtgttatacagtaggtctttgttgattatctattttatatagggtAGTATATCCCAAATTtctagtttatccctccccacatttctcctttagtaaccataagtttatttccaAAGTCTATGAGTCTAGGTATCATTTCATATGGGTCAGAAGGGCcatatcaaaaagtttacaaacagtaagtgctgaagagagtgtggagaaaagggaaccctcctgtactgttggtgggaatgtaaactggaatagccactatgcagaacagtatggagattcctcaaaaaactaaaaataggactgccatatgatccagcaatcatactcctaggcatatatctgtgCTTGTGTtctcaggtgctcagttgtgtctgactcttttggaatcccatggactgtagccaaccaggctcctctgtccatggaattttccaggcaagaatactagggtaggttgccatttcccacttcaggggatcttcctgatctcaggatcaaactctcatctcctgtgtctcctgctttagcaggtgggttcttctaCCAttgtatcacctgggaagccccatattcataaaaaactataaatcaaaaagaaacatgcaccccgatgttcattgtagtgctatttacaatagccaagacatgaaagcaacccaaatgtccatcaacagaggaatggataaataagatgtgaaagtgaaagtgaaagtgaaggcgctcagtcccatcagactctttgcaacccggtggtctgtagcccaccaggctcctccatccatgcgattctctaggcaagaatactggaatgggttgtggTACatgcataaaatggaatattacccaaccataaaaaatgaataaatccatgccatttgtagcaacatggatagacctagagattattagaCCATTGATTTTAGACCTTTACTCTTCTCTAAAATAAGCATTTAAGGCTACCGATTTCTCCAGAAGTACTTTTTTAGCTGCTTTCCTCAAATTTTGATATATTCTctgttcattttcccttttcatgtcttctttgtcccatggattattattattattttaacctaCAGAATCAAAGTGCCTTTGTTTGAATTTTGAATGTACCACTTCCTAGACTAGTAgctttgggcaagtttcttaattttttcataGATCAaatttatcatatgtaaaatgagaatTCAAGAGGATCTTTCTCAGAGAATTATTGTCAAGATTAAATGAATCAATCCATGTAAAGGACAAATGCCTGGAACAGAGTAAACCTACAGAaactgttagctattattattgataatttttattactttaaatttaaTGAATGTAACAATTCATAGACATAatcctgtatttttaaaacagaaaatatattcaattttccaaattatgtatttttcattttgtgcacaactttttctgtattttgcattacccttaaaaaattgaaaaaacaatACTTAATTTAAGGGCATGAAAGtagttctgtttctttcttcataTTATCACTAGTCAGGTAGTAGGTCTGATAGATCTCTGCAGTTTTAAAGGAAAGTAACCTTTCAATAGCCAAACGAAACCACTTATTGTCTAGTATAACTTCTGCTCCCTTCTGCCTACAAGTCTTTCATTTTGTGAAAGACATGCTCCTTAGAACGTTCTCTCTGCTAGGTTGGATGCTGCCTGATTCAAGTTGATTTTTACTCAAATAAAAGCATAACTCAGTTCATCTTCTACCACATCTCAGCATTAAAAAAGGCCAGtctgatttttactttttaaaggaagCTACTAATTTGTTTTCTCACTACAAATTCACCACATAACAAAGGTTCCTAGGTAGTTTAAGTTTGATCATAGACTCCAGAAAATGAATGGCAGGTTTTCCTctccaaagtggaaatgataaCATAGAGCAACAGAAATTCTTAGGTCCAAGCCTTGTTCAGCCaggtctccctcctccctccacacaCTCACActtgtctttctttctcctgATCTCAGGAGAAAGGTATCCCAAGGTCTCACTAAGGGAGACAGAATCTGTAATATCCTTGCTGCTTTAAATGAAATCACCAGTAGCCTGGGCAGCTGCGGGGGCTGAGCAACGGTTTGGGAGAAAGGGAGCTTGCTGCTTGAACTGATTAGTTTAGACGCTTTCCTGTTTCCTCGCTATGGGCACATCATCAGCGTGCCCAGTGCAAGAGAAACCATGTCGCCGCCAGGCCATTCCTCAAACTCCTGCCTTCCGACGCACGTGCTAGTCCAGCCTGGGGCTCGGGTCCTTCAACCCCGCCCCCGGCCCTGAACTCGGCTTCTAGCCCCGCCCCTGCAAGGTGCCCCCGGGAACCGTCGGCTGGTGGGACTCGCTCTCCCGCCGAGCCGGGTGGGGGCGGAGTCCGGCCTGGCGCTGTGAGGACCGGAGTGGCGGAGGTGGCGCCTCTGTGCGGGAGCCGGCATTCGCGGCCATGACAGTGGTGGCTCGCGGTTTCTGGCTGCTCCGCGGCCGCCTGGGCCGAGTGTCGGCGCTGAGCCGAAGCGCGGTGTCGCCCTTCGCGGCGCCAGGACCGGCGGGGCAGGCGTTCCGGGGCTTTCGGAGCGGCGGCGTGAGGTACGAGCGCTCCCGGACGCTCGACCTCCTCGGGTCCGGGCGCTCCCGGGTGCGAAGCCACTGCCTGCGGGAGGGGCGGCCGGACGCCTGCAGCTGGCGCGGGCGAAGCCTCGCGCGTGTGACCCGGGGCTCCTGGGCAGCcgcgcggcggggcgggggcgaggCCTATCTTCGCTCCGAACTTGGCCTTGCAGGCCTGGCCGGCTGGTCGCGTCCGCCTCAAATCAGGCAGCTTGGATGTTCTCTGTGCTCACTGGAACGTTCCATCTTTGCAGCAGGTGCAGTTGAGTGACTGAAGAAGACCTTTGAGACCCAGAGAAAAGGGGCCTTAAAAACACGTGGTCTGCTTGTTTGAagcatttgtttggttttggttgtGGCTGTATTTCGTAAACAAAGGAGTAGGCAATGGCCAGATGGTTTAGAGTTTATGAGTTTCTTTGTTGGTGGTAATACTGAGGTCTTTTCCAGCTCTACAATTCTTAATGATTTCACAAAATCAGACATTAATCTTGACTTTTCGGTATTTCTCTGGATGGCGCTTCCCAAATGTCTGCAGTCTTAGATTGACATGATCAATCTTAGATTCACTGCATCTCTTTGGACTTTGTTGCTGGCTAGCAGATTGCGAGTAGGTTTTAACTGTTCTGTACAAATGGTACGCTTCGTCCGTCCGTTACTTGTAGCTATTATACAAACTTAGATCTAAGAAGCTAAGAATAATTTCTTTTGACCCAGAACTAGTGAGTCCATTTTTTTTCAGGCTTACAGGGATTTCAGTAACATTCTGTAACTGCAGTTTTACGTGGCCAGAGATTGTGCCTTACTCgtctctttgtagccccatgccCAGCACTATGccgggaagaaaggaaagatcagTGATGAGGAAACATAgtggctgcttatttaacttaaattgaTTAACTCTTCATTGTATATATTTGGATCTTAGTCTTGCGTGattgaagtaaaaaaataaaaatttcctatAGGGTTTACTTTGGACTTAGTTTGTAATGACTGCTGTTTGTCTTCCAGAGAATAtgtgagaaaaataataatgactcACAGTTCTGATTGTGGAAGCTCTCATGGTGTCTGAAAAAAATTACCAGTTTTTTTGGATACAAACTCTGCAACCTAGGAAAAACAGATTCTGTAGAATTCTCTTTGCATTACAGAATTGAAGGAATTATGCACCACAGTCACACTATTTAGATAACTATTTGTTGAATTTGAGTTATTTTAGGGCTTCTTCCCAGAGTGAAGATAACCTTTTTCAAATTGTGTAAGTTGGTTAATTTCCCTTTGTCAGATGGTGTAAATAGACAACCCCATCATCCTGTCTTCTCCAGGTATCAATACACTGAATGAGAACCATAACAGCTAAAAGTCTATCTCATTGAAGCCACTTGttgtcacacacacatgcacatacacacatggaTAATACAGagctttttaaattgaatttatggtcttttataatttaaaataattggaaTAATTTTGGAAagctatttttaatgtaaataaagaAGTGTTTCTTTCAACTCAGCTGCATTCAGATTATAGCTGTATAGAAATAAGTAATACCTTtgataggtttttattttttcaaggcaGCACTAGTTAGGTTTGGATAGCTGGCATTTTGACATCCCCTTGTCACTAAGTACCATGTATGAAGGTGAAGTTGGCTGTAAGGTTGATAAACACCTGTGGACTGATGGGTCTCGGGTGGGGAGAAATCCGGACAGTGTGTTGATGC
This window of the Capra hircus breed San Clemente chromosome 6, ASM170441v1, whole genome shotgun sequence genome carries:
- the LOC108636234 gene encoding probable bifunctional methylenetetrahydrofolate dehydrogenase/cyclohydrolase 2, with the translated sequence MTVVARGFWLLRGRLGRVSALSRSAVSPFAAPGPAGQAFRGFRSGGVRTSREKRFHLPEVATVCLPTCPHPRSSLLTHY